From the genome of Cytobacillus firmus, one region includes:
- a CDS encoding phosphoribosyltransferase family protein, with translation MRSHTLIYSKTKHSIQILNSLTVDIHITENPYELLPEDLFVMAARINKKRSFLFVSKVLGKHIPIDPKIGLLTGELLASRYMEKVKKVETGKAAELLSAIENGTDFLNSSPFIDKDHNPVIIGFAETATALGHAFFQSFKRADYFHTTREQLANQNSVITFEEEHSHATSHRCYADADLLDNKREIILVDDEMTTGKTAINIIRSIHERFPRKIYTVVSILDWRSPKDQILFDDLEKELGIIINNVSLLKGEIDVNGTPDVNKGQSAGELSGQTAQISYIDISKEFPELLGRTNEPSVTLSGEIRSIPYLKDSGRFGLDAKRQAGLSVSLAEIGQFLSRKRDGRNTLCLGTGEFMYIPMKLASLMGESVKFHSTTRSPIFVRNDKDYGAQYGISFENPEDPEMAQYVYNIPDGCYDEVFLFFEREPEKDFLMPFINQLKKYIKNVKVVYFNGGGKNE, from the coding sequence ATGAGATCACATACATTGATCTACTCAAAAACGAAACATTCAATTCAGATACTCAACTCATTAACCGTTGATATTCATATAACCGAGAACCCATATGAGCTGCTCCCTGAAGATTTATTTGTCATGGCAGCAAGAATTAACAAGAAAAGATCTTTCTTATTTGTCAGCAAAGTACTCGGGAAGCATATACCGATAGACCCTAAGATCGGACTTCTGACAGGAGAATTGCTCGCCAGCCGTTATATGGAGAAGGTGAAGAAGGTGGAGACCGGAAAGGCCGCAGAGCTTTTATCCGCTATTGAAAACGGTACAGATTTCTTGAACAGCAGTCCTTTTATTGATAAAGACCATAACCCGGTTATTATTGGATTTGCCGAGACAGCAACGGCACTTGGACATGCTTTCTTTCAATCATTTAAACGTGCCGATTACTTTCATACAACAAGAGAGCAGCTGGCAAATCAGAATTCAGTCATAACTTTTGAAGAAGAGCATTCTCATGCTACTTCACACAGATGCTATGCAGATGCAGACCTTTTGGATAACAAGAGGGAGATTATACTTGTCGATGATGAAATGACTACAGGGAAAACAGCTATTAATATCATCCGCTCCATCCATGAACGCTTTCCGAGAAAGATATATACAGTCGTCTCCATCCTGGATTGGCGTTCCCCAAAAGATCAAATCCTGTTTGATGATTTGGAAAAAGAGCTGGGCATTATTATTAACAATGTGTCTCTTCTAAAAGGGGAGATCGATGTAAATGGGACTCCTGATGTGAATAAAGGTCAGTCAGCAGGCGAGCTTTCAGGACAAACTGCACAGATTTCCTATATTGATATAAGTAAAGAATTCCCTGAATTATTAGGCCGGACGAACGAACCATCAGTTACTTTAAGCGGTGAGATCAGAAGTATTCCCTATTTAAAAGATTCGGGCCGTTTCGGGCTGGATGCAAAACGCCAGGCCGGATTAAGTGTGTCATTAGCAGAGATTGGCCAATTCTTATCCCGAAAACGGGATGGAAGAAATACATTATGTCTCGGAACCGGGGAGTTCATGTATATCCCTATGAAGCTTGCCTCCTTAATGGGGGAAAGCGTAAAGTTCCACTCAACAACACGCAGTCCCATCTTTGTAAGAAATGATAAAGACTATGGAGCACAATACGGCATTTCCTTTGAAAATCCTGAAGACCCTGAAATGGCACAATATGTTTATAACATTCCAGACGGTTGTTATGATGAAGTGTTCCTGTTTTTTGAAAGAGAACCGGAAAAAGATTTCCTTATGCCTTTTATCAATCAATTAAAAAAATATATTAAAAATGTAAAAGTAGTCTACTTTAACGGAGGTGGAAAAAATGAATAA